The stretch of DNA CGGTGAATCCAGCCCCGAGTACACGTACTACCGCATCCGAGACGCCCtggtcgccctcctcgaggcACTGTCAGCATTCACACCGCAGTTTCTGCCACCAGCCGAGATGCAGGTAGCTAAGTCGCTCCTGTTTCTGGACGGTGCCACCAAGCTTGTTCACGACTTGCCGAATTGGGAAGCGCAAGCGTATCGTCATCACAAGGAGAACGCATACGAAGAACTCTCAAGGGCATGggctctcgtcgtcaacgaggccggaaagagaggcggcggcatcacgCTGAGTTCCGGTGGCTGGGACCAACGACTCGCTCGACACAACGAAGAGTCAGGCGGAcggttggcgacggccgtTTCAGCAATGGGCGACAACGTCGGATGGATGGCCACAAACCAGCCTGCCAATTCTGGGGAGCAAAACTCGATCCTGAATCAGTTGATGTCGGGCACCTATGGTTCCCCCGTCCGCGTCGGACCGTGGTAGAGCCCTCGGGGCCGATAAGAACGGCGACTCCCTGCATTCCTGTCTCGACCGCTATACCACTAAACATGTGACGACACTTGACGACTTTTCTTTCTCTTGCATTCTACGACGGCATAGACACGGGCGCTCTTGTTTGCACTGCAGGACGGGGTGGCGT from Purpureocillium takamizusanense chromosome 6, complete sequence encodes:
- the STS1 gene encoding Tethering factor for nuclear proteasome sts1 (EggNog:ENOG503NW4S~COG:U) yields the protein MNLLLSPQPPVFPHQYENHRLSPQRSVSPLPGMANRKRKADEDGDETMSPMSSPAVASRTLARPSKKARANELIGRPLPLPRLLETLDTEQLRTVLERICERHPNIGQEVVSEAPRVTAGAALSVLREYQDKLKAAIPYGESSPEYTYYRIRDALVALLEALSAFTPQFLPPAEMQVAKSLLFLDGATKLVHDLPNWEAQAYRHHKENAYEELSRAWALVVNEAGKRGGGITLSSGGWDQRLARHNEESGGRLATAVSAMGDNVGWMATNQPANSGEQNSILNQLMSGTYGSPVRVGPW